In Saccharothrix violaceirubra, the following are encoded in one genomic region:
- a CDS encoding phosphatidylserine decarboxylase, giving the protein MSAERDQHSGAVSHLIDLAKGIVPPMNPAGRPFVLGAAVASLLLRRFSRRAGVVGFVLTAWVAWFFREPKRVTPTDPRLAIAAADGTVSHVVEAVPPAELGLGDEPMTRISVFLSVFDVHVQRVPVSGVVRAVAYRPGKFLSADLDKASEDNERNAVWLRTHDGHDVVVVQIAGLVARRIVCHVGEGEKVDAGSTYGLIRFGSRVDLYVPLGSEVRVEAGQRTIGGETVLAVLPVI; this is encoded by the coding sequence ATGAGCGCCGAACGCGACCAGCACAGTGGTGCCGTCTCCCACCTCATCGACCTGGCCAAGGGCATCGTCCCGCCGATGAACCCCGCGGGCCGTCCGTTCGTCCTCGGCGCGGCCGTCGCGTCCCTGCTGCTGCGCCGGTTCTCGCGCCGGGCGGGCGTGGTCGGCTTCGTGCTGACGGCGTGGGTCGCGTGGTTCTTCCGCGAGCCCAAGCGCGTGACGCCGACCGACCCCCGCCTCGCGATCGCCGCGGCGGACGGGACCGTGTCGCACGTCGTCGAGGCCGTGCCGCCGGCCGAACTGGGCCTCGGCGACGAGCCGATGACCCGGATCAGCGTGTTCCTGTCGGTGTTCGACGTGCACGTGCAGCGCGTGCCGGTGTCGGGCGTCGTGCGCGCGGTGGCGTACCGGCCGGGCAAGTTCCTGTCCGCAGACCTGGACAAGGCCAGCGAGGACAACGAGCGCAACGCCGTGTGGCTGCGCACCCACGACGGCCACGACGTGGTCGTCGTGCAGATCGCGGGCCTGGTCGCGCGGCGGATCGTGTGCCACGTCGGCGAAGGCGAGAAGGTCGACGCGGGCTCCACGTACGGCCTGATCCGGTTCGGCTCGCGCGTCGACCTGTACGTGCCGCTCGGCAGCGAGGTCCGCGTCGAAGCGGGCCAGCGGACCATCGGCGGTGAGACCGTCCTCGCGGTCCTCCCGGTGATCTGA
- the pssA gene encoding CDP-diacylglycerol--serine O-phosphatidyltransferase — protein sequence MAPSGPGIRLLPNAITVLAMCAGLSSVYFASIGMWAASIASIGAAAVLDGLDGRLARLLDATSKMGAELDSLADAVSFGVAPALVVYLWRFESAGLGDRTGWVVCLIFAVCMVLRLARFNTLLDVEQPPFAKEFFVGVPAPAGGLLLLLPLIVDEQLRRSGWWSQPWVVAVWTVAIAFLLVSRIPTLSVKTVKVPQRFIVPLLLFIALLAAAVVTYPLVALISAMLLYLGHLPYSVRRYRWLARHPEAWEVPAADRRAIKRAHGVAARRLGLRQPLGGRVAGAAMRAVRRPRRSSEPGEGKRRGWRTLGLRRQRP from the coding sequence ATGGCACCGAGCGGACCGGGCATCCGGCTGCTGCCCAACGCGATCACCGTCCTGGCGATGTGCGCGGGCCTGTCGTCGGTGTACTTCGCGAGCATCGGCATGTGGGCCGCGTCGATCGCCTCGATCGGCGCGGCGGCCGTGCTCGACGGGTTGGACGGCCGGCTGGCCCGGCTGCTCGACGCGACCAGCAAGATGGGCGCGGAGCTGGACTCGTTGGCCGACGCCGTGTCGTTCGGCGTCGCACCGGCCCTGGTCGTGTACCTGTGGCGGTTCGAGTCGGCGGGCCTGGGCGACCGCACCGGGTGGGTCGTGTGCCTGATCTTCGCGGTGTGCATGGTGTTGCGGCTGGCGCGCTTCAACACGCTGCTGGACGTGGAGCAGCCGCCGTTCGCCAAGGAGTTCTTCGTCGGCGTGCCGGCGCCGGCGGGCGGGTTGCTGTTGCTGCTGCCGTTGATCGTGGACGAGCAGCTGCGCCGGTCCGGTTGGTGGTCGCAGCCGTGGGTCGTCGCGGTGTGGACCGTGGCGATCGCTTTCCTGCTGGTGAGCCGGATTCCGACGTTGTCGGTGAAGACGGTGAAGGTGCCGCAGCGCTTCATCGTGCCGCTGTTGCTGTTCATCGCCCTGCTCGCCGCGGCCGTGGTGACGTACCCGCTGGTGGCGTTGATCTCCGCGATGCTGCTGTACCTGGGGCACCTGCCGTACTCGGTGCGCCGGTACCGGTGGCTGGCCCGGCACCCGGAGGCGTGGGAGGTGCCGGCGGCGGACCGGCGGGCGATCAAGCGTGCGCACGGCGTGGCGGCCCGGCGGTTGGGGTTGCGCCAGCCGTTGGGTGGGCGCGTGGCGGGTGCGGCGATGCGCGCGGTGCGCCGGCCGCGGCGCAGTTCGGAGCCGGGCGAGGGCAAGCGCCGGGGTTGGCGCACGCTCGGCCTGCGCCGCCAACGCCCCTGA
- a CDS encoding AAA family ATPase, translated as MSKAREPPRTSLDTVITLTTRLSPSALDTRRGVVRLHPEVLDALGLRAWDAVRLTGARVSAALAAAGDGPPGVVLVDDVTLSNLGIVEGSEVVVAPTVVTAARAVTVAGSRLAATSLTPETLRMALTGKVLTVGDAVSLLPQDLAPPPGADVGATRSRLSNAIGMTWTNELVTITAVDPAGPVAVQPSTVVGWRDGPRTGAGPVSTPAPGGVLGPVRGRGDGALGSGLAALGSGGPGPIALGSAGSGSAGSGSAGSGSAGSGSAGSGRGGLGAGGSGADGSGASGGGAAGFGGARDGLGQGSLGQDGVAGVAGADGGRFARNAGFVGNADSGVVEPGVGDLVGQRDAIRRLGEWFDLSFTHPELLARLGAAPGIAALVSGPEGVGKATLVRAVAREAGAAVVEVASPGIAVLEANATAARLAEAIDAAHAVGGPVVLLLTDVEALLPAASPPPVATIVLDALRTAVSASCALVVTSAHPESIDPRLRVPDLVDREIVLPLPDGAQRTELLRVLFRDVPIDSEVDFGAIADRTPGFVAADLIALRRESAVQAALRQRKAEEPQVAQEDLLGALDTVRPISMSTSDTLRTGGLTLDDVGDMVEVKQALTEAALWPLQYPDSFARLGVAPPRGLLMYGPPGCGKTFLVRALAGSGRLNVLSVKGAELMDKFVGESERAVRELFRRAAEAAPALVFLDEVDALAPRRGQSSDSGVADRVVAALLTELDGVEPLRDVVVLGATNRPELVDPALLRPGRLERLVYVPPPDADARTAILRAAARNTPLADVDLGALAADLDGYSAADCAALIREAALTAMRESLEATVVTADHLAAARAVVRPSLDPAQLASLAAYAESRR; from the coding sequence ATGTCGAAGGCCCGCGAGCCACCCCGCACTAGTCTCGACACCGTGATCACCCTGACCACCCGCCTGTCCCCCTCGGCCTTGGACACCCGCCGCGGCGTGGTCCGCCTCCACCCGGAGGTGCTGGACGCCCTGGGCCTGCGCGCCTGGGACGCCGTCCGCCTGACCGGTGCCAGGGTGAGCGCGGCCCTGGCCGCCGCCGGCGACGGCCCGCCGGGCGTGGTCCTGGTCGACGACGTGACCCTGTCCAACCTGGGCATCGTCGAGGGCTCGGAGGTCGTGGTCGCCCCGACCGTCGTGACCGCCGCCCGCGCCGTGACGGTCGCCGGCTCCCGCCTCGCCGCGACGTCCCTCACGCCGGAAACCCTGCGCATGGCGCTGACCGGCAAGGTGCTGACGGTCGGCGACGCGGTCTCCCTCCTGCCCCAGGACCTGGCCCCGCCGCCGGGTGCCGACGTGGGTGCGACCCGCAGCCGGTTGTCGAACGCGATCGGCATGACGTGGACGAACGAGCTGGTCACGATCACCGCCGTCGACCCCGCCGGCCCCGTCGCCGTCCAGCCGTCCACGGTCGTCGGCTGGCGCGACGGCCCCCGCACCGGCGCCGGCCCCGTGTCCACCCCCGCCCCCGGCGGGGTCCTGGGGCCGGTGCGCGGCCGGGGTGACGGCGCGCTCGGGTCGGGCCTCGCCGCGTTGGGCTCGGGCGGGCCGGGCCCGATCGCGCTGGGCTCGGCCGGGTCGGGCTCGGCCGGGTCGGGCTCGGCCGGGTCGGGCTCGGCCGGGTCGGGCTCGGCCGGGTCGGGCCGAGGTGGACTGGGCGCGGGCGGGTCCGGTGCGGACGGGTCCGGTGCATCGGGGGGCGGCGCGGCCGGGTTCGGCGGCGCGCGTGACGGCTTGGGGCAGGGAAGCCTCGGGCAAGATGGGGTGGCCGGCGTCGCGGGAGCCGACGGTGGGCGTTTTGCCCGAAATGCCGGTTTTGTTGGAAATGCGGACTCCGGTGTGGTCGAGCCGGGAGTCGGGGACCTGGTCGGGCAGCGGGACGCGATCCGGCGACTCGGCGAGTGGTTCGACCTCTCGTTCACCCACCCCGAACTGCTCGCCCGGCTCGGCGCGGCGCCCGGCATCGCGGCCCTGGTCAGCGGACCCGAGGGCGTCGGCAAGGCGACCCTCGTCCGGGCCGTCGCCCGCGAGGCCGGCGCGGCGGTCGTCGAAGTCGCGTCACCGGGGATCGCGGTCCTGGAAGCCAACGCCACGGCCGCGCGCCTGGCCGAGGCGATCGACGCCGCCCACGCCGTCGGCGGCCCCGTGGTGCTGCTGCTGACCGACGTCGAGGCACTCCTCCCCGCCGCCTCCCCTCCCCCGGTCGCGACGATCGTCCTCGACGCGTTGCGCACGGCGGTGTCGGCGTCGTGCGCACTGGTCGTCACGAGCGCCCATCCCGAGTCGATCGACCCCCGGTTGAGGGTCCCCGATCTGGTCGACCGCGAGATCGTGCTGCCACTGCCCGACGGCGCGCAGCGCACGGAACTCCTGCGCGTGCTGTTCCGCGACGTGCCGATCGACTCCGAAGTGGACTTCGGCGCCATCGCCGACCGGACGCCCGGCTTCGTGGCCGCCGACCTCATCGCGTTGCGCCGCGAGTCCGCCGTGCAAGCGGCTTTGCGACAGCGGAAAGCCGAAGAACCCCAAGTGGCACAAGAGGATCTCCTCGGTGCGCTCGACACGGTCCGCCCCATCTCGATGTCCACTTCGGACACCCTGCGCACGGGCGGTCTCACGCTCGACGACGTCGGCGACATGGTCGAGGTCAAGCAGGCCCTCACCGAGGCCGCGCTGTGGCCGTTGCAGTACCCGGATTCGTTCGCACGACTGGGTGTCGCACCGCCGCGCGGTCTGCTCATGTACGGCCCGCCGGGCTGCGGCAAGACGTTCCTCGTGCGCGCGCTGGCCGGGTCGGGTCGGCTGAACGTGCTGTCGGTCAAGGGCGCCGAGCTGATGGACAAGTTCGTGGGCGAGTCGGAACGGGCCGTGCGCGAGCTGTTCCGCCGGGCCGCCGAGGCCGCGCCCGCGCTGGTGTTCCTCGACGAGGTGGACGCGCTGGCTCCCCGCCGGGGTCAGTCGTCGGACTCGGGCGTGGCGGACCGGGTGGTCGCCGCGCTGCTCACCGAGTTGGACGGGGTCGAGCCGTTGCGGGACGTCGTGGTCCTCGGTGCCACGAACCGGCCCGAGTTGGTCGATCCCGCGCTGTTGCGCCCCGGCCGGCTGGAGCGGCTCGTGTACGTGCCGCCGCCGGACGCCGACGCGCGCACGGCGATCCTGCGTGCCGCGGCGCGCAACACCCCGTTGGCGGACGTGGATCTCGGTGCCCTGGCCGCCGACCTGGACGGCTACTCGGCGGCGGACTGCGCGGCGCTCATCCGGGAGGCTGCGTTGACCGCGATGCGGGAGTCGTTGGAGGCGACGGTCGTGACGGCCGATCACCTGGCGGCGGCACGGGCGGTGGTGCGGCCGTCGTTGGACCCGGCGCAGCTCGCGTCGTTGGCCGCCTATGCGGAGTCACGACGCTGA